The following coding sequences are from one Pocillopora verrucosa isolate sample1 chromosome 5, ASM3666991v2, whole genome shotgun sequence window:
- the LOC131792997 gene encoding uromodulin-like: MAWNPSFPILLAFLYLMDFATAKNLCKTEVSVPGMALKGYIFKKFPVTAPHVCVITCEREAICQSYNYVLGEKSCELNTRTMEARPENFQPDGSRFYMRRFKSRTPLGSIPELPALSCQEIKLSEGKDSISERYWLDPTNVGSSKLVYCDMSLGEINECKGSNNVCDQNANCSNTAGFYDCTCKEGFTGDGHSCSADPCYDHQSLSDASRKSSFVTDPHQAVCDEQLREGWYRFVGAAGTKMPTTRVPAYRCGTDWSGWLDGAHPTVEDGEVKKTVCFSDRSTGCKYPKYISVRNCGSYFIYKLPKPPGCPSRYCGTD, translated from the exons ATGGCGTGGAATCCAAGCTTTCCAATCCTCCTGGCCTTTTTGTATCTCATGGACTTCGCTACGGCTAAAAATCTATGCAAGACAGAAGTTAGCGTACCTGGTATGGCTCTCAAAGGATATATCTTTAAGAAGTTCCCAGTGACAGCTCCTCATGTGTGCGTTATCACCTGCGAGAGGGAGGCGATATGTCAAAGCTACAATTACGTTCTTGGGGAAAAGTCCTGTGAATTGAATACCCGAACCATGGAAGCAAGGCCCGAGAATTTCCAGCCAGATGGTTCACGCTTTTACATGAGACGCTTTAAGAGTAGAA CCCCTTTAGGATCTATTCCTGAATTACCAGCGTTATCGTGCCAAGAGATAAAATTAAGTGAAGGTAAAGACAGCATCAGTGAAAGGTACTGGTTGGATCCAACTAATGTCGGGAGTTCAAAGTTGGTTTATTGCGACATGAGCTTGGGAG aaatcaaTGAATGTAAAGGCAGCAATAACGTTTGTGACCAAAATGCAAACTGCTCCAATACTGCTGGGTTTTATGATTGCACTTGCAAAGAAGGATTTACTGGGGATGGACACTCGTGTTCAG CCGACCCATGTTATGATCATCAAAGCCTGAGTGATGCAAGTAGAAAGAGTAGTTTCGTAACAGACCCGCACCAAGCGGTGTGTGACGAGCAACTCCGtgagggatggtatcgttttgtgggagctgcaggaacaaaaatgccaacaacacgTGTGCCAGCATATAGATGTGGTACAGACTGGTCAGGCTGGTTGGATGGtgctcatcctacagtggaagatggtgaagttAAAAAGACGGTCTGCTTTAGTGATCGCTCTACTGGTTGCAAATAcccaaaatatatttctgtaaGAAACTGTGGATCCTACTTCATCTACAAACTTCCAAAGCCACCTGGTTGTCCCTCACGCTACTGTGGTACAGACTGA
- the LOC131793000 gene encoding uncharacterized protein yields the protein MIPRHHLGSSSIKASVAMAWNSSFLNILAFLYLMDFATAKNLCKTEVSVPGMALKGCIFQKIPVPAPHVCDIICERETICQSYNYVVGEKSCELNTRTKEARPENFQPDDLRFYMGRVHGRTPLGSIPELPALSCQEINVSEGKDSISKEYWLDPDNVGSSKLVYCDMSLVDIDECKDSKNVCDENAHCSNTVGFYNCTYKEGFTGDGHSCSTADPCYHYKNLSEANRNKIYQTPQSGQVLCDKELSGGWYRFVGAAGTRMPATRVPAYRCGTDWSGWLYAAHPTVEDGKVRRTVCFSDRSTGCKYTTNIFVKNCGSYFVYNLFHPPGCPLRYCSTD from the exons ATGATTCCTAGACATCACCTTGGATCGTCATCCATAAAAG CATCAGTGGCAATGGCGTGGAATTCAAGCTTCCTAAACATCCTGGCCTTTTTGTATCTCATGGACTTCGCTACGGCTAAAAATCTATGCAAGACAGAAGTTAGCGTACCTGGTATGGCTCTCAAAGGATGTATCTTTCAGAAGATCCCAGTACCAGCTCCTCATGTGTGCGATATCATCTGCGAGAGAGAGACGATATGTCAAAGCTACAATTATGTAGTTGGGGAAAAGTCTTGTGAATTGAATACCCGAACCAAGGAAGCAAGGCCCGAGAATTTCCAGCCAGATGATTTACGCTTTTACATGGGACGCGTTCATGGTAGAA CCCCCTTAGGATCTATTCCTGAATTACCAGCGTTATCGTGCCAAGAGATAAATGTAAGTGAAGGTAAAGACAGCATCAGTAAAGAGTACTGGTTGGATCCAGATAATGTCGGGAGTTCAAAGTTGGTTTATTGTGACATGAGCTTGG TCGACATCGATGAATGCAAGGACAGCAAAAACGTTTGTGACGAAAATGCACACTGCTCCAATACTGTTGGGTTTTATAACTGCACCTACAAAGAAGGATTTACTGGGGATGGGCACTCGTGCTC taCAGCCGATCCTTGCTATCATTATAAAAACCTGAGTGAAGCCAATCgaaataaaatttaccagaCACCGCAATCTGGACAAGTTTTGTGTGACAAGGAACTCTCTGggggatggtatcgttttgtgggagctgcaggaacaaGAATGCCAGCAACGCGTGTGCCAGCATACAGATGTGGTACAGACTGGTCAGGCTGGTTGTATGCtgctcatcctacagtggaagatggtaAAGTTCGAAGGACGGTCTGCTTTAGTGATCGCTCGACTGGTTGCAAATACACAactaatatttttgtaaaaaactgTGGATCCTATTTCGTCTACAATCTTTTTCACCCACCTGGCTGTCCCTTACGCTACTGTAGTACAGACTGA